The following coding sequences are from one Salvelinus namaycush isolate Seneca chromosome 23, SaNama_1.0, whole genome shotgun sequence window:
- the LOC120018824 gene encoding WD repeat-containing protein 87-like, whose translation MWRSHLWPGGGCLWMERNPPTSISCLDYCAALGLVVVSGPGGTLEVWETRGVQLAEIRLGMPISQLCFANTRGDLLACFGGTICIIFGLRYLPARLLQQVLDLAPADDILEDPIPFLPRSQSCYDMYLVPRMFLKPGQATPELNETPAVLDVVRPESAGCKNVLDVLNRDRKKNSLMIRAPTPPIVKRDKPGSWSCALRLVKTLEEELNLEDEPMEGSGDGDKSQTPFEPLPPDTLLLDWPVAPDGFLPNSVLRNWNLKQEPPKAVLPKEAKALCRPLSQSEDEPEHSPVVTVILAKAKEARLNKPIPMPKLFDTPTEYESPPEDDKNKLLKHISESIWLVSRPDVDLVEVMKSLMLTMEGMDSDVYENCTEALLSMFQTYDIPPEIINNLTFCLLKHIQKGNPHWKRLEAMKNLDQLDHFQDKHLYLLAEVLLDPAMELREMAKNILSRVYGIDNKTSLLNRMQANEDVPKMLYKHLERKLSDDLEHKKSTDAPAKPVGGRLSRPYVHRDSSPLECTAKDNGTPSSEQDHMRTPDLPLIRSLGCNHESSILKEEPGLSPPGDDFMRPHRLPKKFRKFSLSTAKWDSIVEIPEEGHVQVYDPTIIELYKTSKTHKQLCSQLPTTKAPSDSGVSSMGVSKEASLVQLPDSPQHFRLKPVKGKMDSNWRESLYKLVSQYGFRSPRARLTTLGPLDVPGAAQRNSCTLSPFQTRKASQVSLGQRVVRKIHLRESSFERPPSQFHHELPLPWQLNSHTMDPSGESMYGRLEVDWVREPMEPRRGKMQKVKLPPIMPRCHPS comes from the exons ATGTGGAGGTCGCACCTCTGGCCAGG TGGAGGGTGTTTGTGGATGGAGAGGAACCCCCCGACCTCCATCTCTTGCCTGGATTACTGCGCTGCTCTGGGGTTGGTGGTGGTGTCGGGACCTGGGGGCACTTTGGAAGTGTGGGAGACTCGGGGTGTGCAGTTGGCCGAGATACGCCTGGGTATGCCGATTAGTCAGTTGTGCTTCGCTAACACCCGCGGGGACCTTCTGGCCTGCTTTGGAGGCACCATCTGCATCATCTTCGGCCTGCGCTACCTGCCTGCCAGGCTGCTGCAGCAGGTACTGGACCTGGCCCCCGCGGATGACATCCTAGAGGATCCCATCCCGTTTCTACCTCGCTCCCAGAGCTGCTATGATATGTATTTGGTGCCACGGATGTTCCTGAAGCCTGGGCAGGCCACGCCAGAGTTGAATGAGACCCCAGCGGTACTTGATGTTGTGAGGCCAGAAAGCGCAGGATGTAAGAATGTACTGGACGTGCTGAACAGGGACAGGAAGAAGAACTCTCTGATGATTCGGGCACCAACTCCACCAATTGTAAAAAGGGATAAACCAG GTTCCTGGTCTTGTGCTCTCCGATTGGTTAAAACTTTGGAGGAAGAATTGAATCTGGAGGACGAGCCAATGGAAGGGTCAGGAGACGGGGACAAGTCTCAAACACCATTCGAGCCTCTCCCCCCAGACACACTTCTTCTGGACTGGCCCGTGGCTCCAGACGGCTTCCTCCCCAACTCAGTGCTGCGTAACTGGAATCTGAAGCAGGAGCCACCCAAGGCAGTTTTGCCAAAGGAGGCCAAAGCCCTTTGCAGACCATTGTCACAGTCAGAGGATGAACCAGAGCACTCACCAGTAGTCACCGTCATCCTCGCTAAGGCCAAAGAAGCAAGACTCAACAAACCAATCCCCATGCCTAAGCTGTTTGACACCCCAACCGAGTATGAATCCCCACCCGAAGATGACAAAAACAAGCTTCTGAAGCATATCTCCGAGAGCATATGGCTGGTCTCCAGACCTGATGTGGATTTGGTGGAAGTCATGAAATCCCTGATGTTGACCATGGAGGGTATGGACAGTGATGTCTATGAGAACTGCACAGAGGCCCTGCTCAGCATGTTCCAGACCTACGACATCCCTCCGGAGATCATAAATAACCTCACCTTCTGCCTCCTAAAACATATCCAGAAGGGGAACCCCCACTGGAAACGCCTGGAGGCCATGAAGAACTTAGATCAGCTAGATCACTTCCAGGACAAACACCTGTACTTGCTGGCGGAGGTTCTCCTAGACCCAGCGATGGAACTGCGAGAGATGGCCAAGAACATCCTGAGCCGGGTCTACGGCATTGACAACAAGACCAGCCTGCTGAATAGAATGCAGGCCAATGAAGACGTACCCAAGAT GCTCTATAAACATCTAGAAAGAAAACTGTCTGATGATCTGGAGCACAAAAAATCTACAGATGCTCCCGCCAAACCCGTCGGCGGAAGGCTGTCCAGGCCATATGTACACAGGGACTCCA gTCCCTTGGAGTGCACTGCAAAGGACAACGGCACTCCAAGCTCAGAGCAAG ATCACATGCGGACTCCTGACCTCCCTCTCATTAGGTCCCTTGGGTGTAACCATGAATCTTCTATCCTGAAAGAGGAGCCGGGACTCAGCCCACCAGGGGACGACTTCATGCGCCCCCACCGCTTACCAAAGAAATTCCGCAAATTCTCTCTGTCCACAGCCAAGTGGGACAGCATTGTGGAGATCCCGGAGGAAGGGCACGTACAGgtatatgaccccaccatcataGAACTCTACAAGACATCCAAGACCCATAAGCAGTTGTGCAGCCAGCTCCCCACCACCAAGGCCCCCAGTGACTCTGGGGTGAGCTCCATGGGGGTGAGCAAGGAGGCTAGTCTGGTGCAACTTCCAGACAGCCCACAACACTTCAGACTGAAGCCCGTCAAGGGTAAGATGGACTCCAACTGGAGGGAGAGCCTGTACAAGCTTGTATCCCAATATGGCTTCCGCTCCCCAAGGGCCAGACTGACCACTCTTGGCCCTCTGGATGTCCCAGGGGCTGCCCAGCGCAACTCCTGCACCCTGTCCCCTTTTCAGACCAGGAAGGCCAGCCAAGTGTCCCTGGGCCAAAGGGTGGTGCGGAAGATCCATTTAAGGGAGTCGTCGTTTGAGAGGCCCCCCTCCCAGTTCCACCATGAGCTGCCCCTGCCCTGGCagctcaacagccacaccatgGACCCCTCTGGAGAAAGCATGTATGGGAGGCTGGAGGTGGACTGGGTGAGGGAGCCAATGGAGCCACGGAGAGGGAAGATGCAGAAAGTGAAGCTGCCCCCTATAATGCCTAGGTGTCATCCATCCTAA